A DNA window from Malus domestica chromosome 12, GDT2T_hap1 contains the following coding sequences:
- the LOC103450885 gene encoding CST complex subunit TEN1-like produces the protein MASSEIKSGALVTLQDLHPSSSYFKQGASLRVTGRLQDYSVETAIATIVDGSERLKINTQHLRELSFRVGSVYQFIGELLIQPDNEAVLQARVGRNVDGMDLNLYHQSLQLLRQFQANHLKNPAV, from the exons ATGGCATCATCTGAAATAAAATCTGGGGCATTGGTTACACTGCAAGACCTGCACCCATCTTCCTCGTACTTCAAGCAAGGAGCTTCACTACGAGTAACCGGAAG GTTACAAGATTATTCTGTAGAGACAGCCATTGCCACAATTGTCGATGGAAGTGAGAGATTAAAAATCAACACTCAGCACCTTCGGGAGCTTAGTTTTCGAGTTGGATCTGTCTACCAGTTCATCGGCGAGCTGCTTATTCAACCGGACAATGAG GCAGTATTGCAGGCACGTGTGGGTAGGAATGTCGACGGCATGGATCTCAATCTTTATCATCAGTCTCTTCAATTGTTAAGACAATTTCAGGCCAATCATTTGAAGAACCCAGCAGTTTAG
- the LOC103450886 gene encoding ABC transporter G family member 11 produces the protein MEIEAGKPSGVVAGGLSPLSETLWREKPGLEIVGDVSARLTWKDLTVMVTLNNGETQKVLEGLTGYAEPGTFTALMGPSGSGKSTLLDALSSRLAANAFLSGTILLNGRKRKLSFGTAAYVTQDDNLIGTLTVRETISYSARLRLPDKMAWSEKRALIESTIIEMGLQDCADTVIGNWHLRGISGGEKRRVSIALEILTRPRLLFLDEPTSGLDSASAFFVTQTLRALARDGRTVIASIHQPSSEVFELFDQLYLLSSGKTVYFGQAADAYEFFAQSGFPCPALRNPSDHFLRCINSDFDKVKATLKGSMKLRFEASDDPLEKMTTAEAIRVLINSYRSSQYSYAAREKVEEISKVKGTVLDSGGSQASFFMQAFQLTKRSFINMSRDFGYYWLRLVIYIVVTVCIGTIYLNVGTGYSSILARGSCASFVFGFVTFMSIGGFPSFIEDMKVFQRERLNGHYGVTAFVISNTFSAMPFLILITFLAGTVCYFMVRLHPGFEHYLFFVLCLYASVTVVESLMMAIASVVPNFLMGIIIGAGIQGIFMLVSGYFRLPNDIPKLVWRYPMSYISFHFWALQGQYQNDLSGLLFDNDTPDHLPKIPGEYILENVFQINTARSKWIDLSVILSMIVVYRIIFFIMIKFSEDVTPWIRGYMARRRMQQKNGNQNTTVAPDGLTQSPSLRNYARR, from the exons ATGGAGATAGAAGCAGGCAAGCCCTCCGGGGTTGTGGCCGGAGGGCTGAGCCCTCTGAGTGAGACTCTGTGGAGGGAGAAGCCAGGTTTGGAGATTGTTGGGGATGTGTCTGCCAGGCTGACGTGGAAAGATCTGACGGTGATGGTGACTCTGAACAACGGCGAGACGCAGAAGGTTTTGGAGGGTTTGACTGGTTATGCTGAGCCTGGAACTTTTACGGCTCTCATGGGGCCTTCTGGTTCTGGAAAATCGACTTTGCTTGATGCTCTCTCCAGTCGGTTGGCCGCCAATGCTTTCCTTTCTGGGACTATACTTCTCAATGGCCGCAAACGGAAGCTCTCTTTTGGCACTGCT GCCTATGTAACCCAAGATGACAACTTGATTGGAACTTTAACGGTACGAGAAACAATTTCGTATTCGGCAAGACTGAGGCTGCCGGATAAGATGGCTTGGTCGGAAAAGAGGGCACTGATTGAGAGTACAATCATAGAGATGGGTCTGCAGGATTGCGCCGACACTGTTATCGGAAATTGGCATTTGCGTGGGATCAGTGggggagagaagagaagagtCAGCATTGCTCTTGAAATCTTGACGAGGCCTAGACTTCTCTTCCTTGATGAGCCAACAAGTGGACTTGATAG TGCTTCGGCGTTTTTCGTGACTCAGACATTACGTGCCCTGGCACGAGACGGAAGGACTGTTATAGCCTCAATTCACCAGCCTAGTAGTGAAGTCTTTGAACTGTTTGATCAACTGTACTTGCTTTCTAGTGGCAAAACTGTCTATTTTGGTCAGGCGGCGGATGCATACGAG TTCTTTGCACAATCCGGCTTTCCCTGCCCTGCTTTGAGGAACCCATCTGATCATTTTCTTAGATGCATAAACTCCGACTTCGACAAAGTAAAGGCCACACTCAAAGGGTCCATGAAACTCAGG TTTGAGGCAAGTGATGATCCGTTGGAGAAGATGACCACTGCTGAAGCTATAAGAGTTCTGATTAATTCCTATCGTTCTTCTCAATACTCGTACGCAGCTAGAGAAAAAGTTGAGGAGATATCAAAAGTT AAAGGAACTGTGCTAGATTCTGGAGGAAGTCAGGCTAGTTTTTTTATGCAGGCCTTCCAATTGACCAAGCGTTCATTTATCAACATGTCAAGGGACTTTGGATACTACTGGCTCAGGCTTGTCATTTACATTGTCGTCACAGTTTGTATCGGAACCATCTATTTGAATGTGGGAACGGGTTACAGTTCGATTCTG GCAAGGGGTTCATGTGCATCTTTCGTCTTCGGTTTTGTCACGTTCATGTCAATTGGCGGGTTTCCTTCTTTCATAGAGGATATGAAG GTTTTCCAAAGAGAGAGGCTGAATGGCCACTACGGCGTTACTGCATTTGTGATCAGCAACACATTCTCTGCAATGCCATTCCTGATACTTATTACCTTTCTTGCCGGTACTGTTTGTTACTTCATGGTCCGGCTCCACCCGGGCTTCGAGCATTATCTCTTCTTTGTGTTGTGCCTTTATGCAAGTGTCACCGTCGTTGAGAGCTTGATGATGGCGATAGCCAGCGTTGTCCCCAACTTCCTCATGGGCATTATCATAGGGGCTGGAATTCAG GGTATCTTCATGCTAGTCTCCGGGTACTTCAGGCTTCCAAATGACATCCCAAAACTCGTCTGGCGTTATCCTATGTCATACATCAGCTTCCACTTCTGGGCCTTACAG GGACAATATCAGAACGACCTGAGCGGCTTATTGTTCGACAACGACACACCGGATCATCTTCCCAAGATACCCGGCGAGTACATCCTGGAAAATGTGTTCCAGATTAACACCGCGAGATCAAAATGGATAGACCTGAGTGTGATCTTGAGCATGATTGTTGTGTACCGGATCATCTTCTTTATCATGATCAAGTTCAGCGAGGACGTGACGCCGTGGATTCGAGGTTACATGGCTAGGAGGAGGATGCAACAGAAGAATGGAAACCAAAACACAACAGTTGCTCCTGATGGTCTCACCCAGTCACCTTCTTTGAGGAACTATGCAAGAAGGTAG
- the LOC103451296 gene encoding phospholipase D zeta 1-like: MSSQKLIANGSVKSDAVNMNVGPFSSMPIFDELPVATIVSVSRPDTGDISPMLLSYTIEFQYKQFKWRLLKKASQVLYLHFALKKRAIIEEFHEKQEQVKEWLHSIGIVDQTAVVQDDDEPDDGAVPLHHDESVKNRYVPSRAALPILRPALGRQQSISDRAKVAMQGYLNHFMGNMNIVNSREVCKFLEVSKLSFLQEYGPKLKEGYVMVKHLPKCTGANSDVKSCAYFFLDCCSNNWQKVWAVLKPGFLALLEDPLDTNLLDIIVFNVLPASNGDGWSQIYLANQIKEHNPLRYTFRVACGNHSLRLRATTNAKVKEWVTAINDAVSRPHEGWCHPHRFGSFAPPRGLTDDGSQAQWFVDGEAAFEAIASSIEGAKSEIFITGWWLCPELYLRRPFDSNSSSRLDALLEEKAKQGVQIYILLYKEVSIALKINSSYSKKLLSNIHENVRVLRHPNRFPTGIYLWSHHEKIVIVDYQICYIGGLDLCFGRYDTVEHKVGDCPPHIWPGKDYYNPRESEPNSWEDALKDELEREKYPRMPWHDVHCALWGPPCRDIARHFVQRWNHAKRNKAPNEQTIPLLMPHHHMVLPHYMGRSREMDIKKKNKEDNQNGTNRENFSSPSPVQDIPLLWPQEADGLDAPILDQKLRAMRLNQNLLNQPTDGFIDDLHSRDLKSEANLNTVTQSGSTTPNEWSESSDNGDHAVAADDYGQIGPRTACEIQVVRSVSQWSAGSSQTEESIHSAYCSLIEKAEHFVYIENQFFISGLSGDDIIQNRVLESLYSRIVLAHKEQKCFRVIVVIPLLPGFQGGVDDGGAATVRAIMHWQYRTISWGKHSILQKLKVKLGTKTHDYISFYGLRTYGRLFEGGPVATSQVYVHSKVMIIDDCISFIGSSNINDRSLLGSRDSEIGVVIEDKEFFESSMNGQPWKAGKFAHSLRCSLWSEHLGLLAGEIHQINDPVSDSTYKDLWLATAKENSTVYQDVFSCIPSDSIHSRTALRQCRAQWKEKHGHTTIDLGIAPEKLLQSCEGGEVKEIDPMERLKHVRGHVVSFPLEFMQQEDLRPVFNESQFYTSPQVFR, encoded by the exons GTTAAAGAATGGCTACATAGCATAGGAATAGTTGACCAGACAGCGGTAGTACAAGACGATGATGAACCAGATGATGGGGCTGTTCCTTTACATCACGACGAAAGTGTTAAAAACAG ATATGTTCCATCTCGTGCTGCTTTGCCTATCCTCCGTCCAGCATTAGGACGCCAGCAGTCCATTTCAGACAGAGCAAAGGTGGCAATGCAGGGTTATTTGAACCATTTTATGGGAAACATGAATATAGTAAATTCTCGAGAG GTCTGCAAATTCTTGGAGGTCTCGAAGCTCTCCTTTTTACAGGAGTATGGACCAAAGTTGAAAGAAGGTTATGTAATGGTGAAGCATCTACCAAAATGTACCGGGGCTAATTCTGATGTTAAATCTTGCGCGTACTTTTTTCTTGATTGTTGCAGCAACAACTGGCAAAAG GTGTGGGCAGTTTTAAAGCCCGGGTTCCTGGCCTTATTGGAGGATCCTTTAGATACCAACCTTTTAGACATTATTGTTTTCAATGTATTGCCAGCTTCCAATGGAGATGGATGGTCTCAAATATATTTGGCTAATCAAATAAAGGAGCATAATCCTCTACGTTATACATTTAGG GTTGCTTGTGGAAATCACAGCTTAAGGTTAAGAGCCACTACCAATGCTAAAGTTAAAGAATGGGTTACCGCGATCAATGATGCTGTTTCAAGGCCTCATGAGGGTTGGTGTCATCCTCATCGGTTTGGTTCCTTTGCTCCTCCAAGGGGTTTGACTGATGACGGAAGTCAAGCCCAATGGTTTGTAGATGGCGAGGCAGCATTTGAAGCTATTGCTTCATCTATCGAAGGTGCAAAATCAGAG ATATTCATTACTGGCTGGTGGCTTTGCCCTGAACTGTATCTAAGACGTCCTTTTGATAGCAATTCGTCTTCCCGGCTTGATGCATTACTAGAAGAAAAGGCTAAGCAAGGTGTTCAG ATTTACATTCTTCTCTACAAGGAGGTTTCTATTGCTTTAAAGATCAACAGTTCATACAGCAAGAAATTGCTTTCGAACATTCATGAGAATGTGAGAGTATTGCGCCATCCTAACCGTTTTCCCACAGGAATTTATTTATG GTCACATCATGAAAAAATTGTCATTGTTGATTACCAGATTTGCTACATTGGAGGATTAGATTTGTGCTTTGGCCGCTATGACACGGTTGAACATAAAGTGGGCGACTGCCCTCCTCATATATGGCCTGGAAAGGACTATTATAACCCAAG AGAATCCGAACCAAATTCTTGGGAAGACGCACTTAAAGATGAATTAGAGCGTGAAAAGTATCCGCGTATGCCTTGGCATGATGTCCACTGTGCTCTTTGGGGACCGCCCTGTCGTGACATTGCAAGGCACTTTGTTCAGCGCTGGAACCATGCTAAG AGAAACAAAGCTCCAAATGAACAGACAATTCCGCTACTTATGCCTCACCACCACATGGTCCTTCCGCATTACAtgggaagaagtagagagatggacattaagaagaaaaacaaagaagacAACCAGAATGGGACCAACAGAGAGAATTTTTCCTCACCATCACCGGTGCAAGATATTCCATTGCTTTGGCCTCAAGAAGCGGATGGTTTAGATGCTCCTATTTTAGACCAAAAGTTACGCGCCATGCGCTTGAATCAGAATCTTCTCAACCAGCCAACTGATGGTTTCATAGATGACCTTCATTCTAGGGATCTTAAAAGTGAAGCAAATTTAAACACGGTGACACAGTCTGGCTCAACAACTCCAAATGAATGGTCAGAAAGTTCAGACAATGGCGATCATGCTGTTGCTGCTGATGATTATGGACAAATAGGTCCTCGTACTGCATGCGAAATTCAG GTTGTAAGAAGTGTGAGCCAGTGGTCTGCTGGGTCTAGTCAAACGGAAGAAAGCATACATAGTGCTTATTGTTCTCTCATTGAGAAGGCAGAACATTTTGTGTATATTGAG AATCAATTTTTTATATCAGGTCTTTCAGGGGATGACATTATACAGAATCGTGTCCTAGAATCGTTGTACAGTCGTATTGTGCTAGCACACAAAGAACAAAAGTGTTTCAGAGTTATTGTTGTCATACCACTATTACCCGGCTTTCAG GGTGGTGTGGACGATGGTGGTGCAGCTACTGTTAGAGCTATAATGCATTGGCAGTACCGGACGATTAGCTGGGGAAAACACTCAATACTGCAAAAGCTTAAAGTTAAGCTTGGTACCAAGACACATGATTACATTTCTTTCTACGGTCTGAGGACATATGGCAGACTTTTCGAAGGTGGCCCTGTGGCCACAAGTCAG GTTTATGTGCACAGCAAAGTGATGATCATAGATGATTGCATTTCCTTCATCGGATCATCTAATATTAATGACAGAAGTCTGCTTGGATCAAGAGACTCTGAG ATTGGTGTGGTAATTGAGGATAAAGAGTTTTTCGAATCATCTATGAATGGACAGCCTTGGAAGGCCGGAAAATTTGCGCATAGTCTTAGGTGCTCCTTGTGGTCCGAGCACCTGGGTCTTCTTGCAGGGGAG ATACATCAAATCAATGATCCTGTATCAGACTCAACATACAAAGATCTGTGGTTAGCAACTGCAAAG GAAAACTCAACTGTTTACCAAGATGTCTTTTCTTGCATCCCAAGTGATTCTATCCACTCAAG AACTGCTCTCAGGCAATGCAGGGCTCAATGGAAAGAGAAACATGGCCACACGACGATCGATTTGGGAATAGCCCCCGAGAAGCTACTACAGTCTTGTGAAGGTGGAGAGGTGAAAGAAATAGATCCGATGGAAAGGCTGAAGCATGTAAGGGGACATGTTGTTTCCTTCCCTTTAGAGTTTATGCAGCAAGAAGATTTGAGACCAGTCTTCAATGAAAGTCAATTTTACACTTCCCCTCAAGTATTTCGTTGA